The window GTCCTCGGCTCCCCGTAAACCGCGGCGCTGGAGGAAAAAACGATCCTTTCTATGCCGGCCTCGAGCATGGCGGTGATTATGTTCATAGTGCCCCCAATATTGTTCCGGTAGTAGGAGTGGGGGTCCGACAGGGAATCTCCCACCAGGCTGAGGGCGGCGAAATGAAGGATCCCGTCGATAGGGTACTTGTCCAATACCTTTCTTATCTGGGTCAGATCCCTTAGATCAGCCTTTTCGAAGACGGCCTTGCCGATCAGTTCTTCGTGCCCTCGGCATAGATTATCGAGCACCAGCACCTCCCGTCCCCGCTCAAGGAGTCCGAGGACAACGTGACTTCCTATGTAGCCAGCACCTCCGGTGATCAGAAGCAAAACTACACCTCCCGATTCCATGTCTGCGTTGTATTTTACCGTAAGCCCTCTTATAATCGGAAGAACCGCAACCAAACAGATACAGTCAAAGGGGGAAGAACGATGAAGAAGTACCTGTGTACTGTCTGTGGCTACGTGTACGACCCCGCAGTCGGAGACCCTGATGGAGGGATCGAA is drawn from Thermovirga sp. and contains these coding sequences:
- the galE gene encoding UDP-glucose 4-epimerase GalE, producing MLLITGGAGYIGSHVVLGLLERGREVLVLDNLCRGHEELIGKAVFEKADLRDLTQIRKVLDKYPIDGILHFAALSLVGDSLSDPHSYYRNNIGGTMNIITAMLEAGIERIVFSSSAAVYGEPRTLPIREEATKAPTNPYGETKLFIESMLRRSFKAYGIKSVSLRYFNAAGADPTARTGEDHHPETHLVPLALDAVLGRIEELTVYGNDYPTHDGTCIRDYV